One window of the Endomicrobium proavitum genome contains the following:
- a CDS encoding LA_2272 family surface repeat-containing protein, with translation MKKKLMSAVCLVLLLSSVSFAATPFKLSLLGPITVPANQDVTGLAIGLIGSNVNTLQGVQLSWIYNVAENGAGVQASGIYNKVAGEFTGVQYAVVNIAGSVKGLQFGFYNQVRSMAGVQIGLININPKSSFLAFFPFINFQF, from the coding sequence GTGAAGAAAAAATTGATGTCTGCAGTGTGTTTGGTATTGTTATTGTCATCTGTAAGTTTTGCGGCTACGCCGTTTAAACTTTCGTTGCTGGGACCCATTACGGTGCCGGCTAATCAAGATGTAACAGGTTTGGCAATCGGTTTAATAGGGTCTAATGTCAATACGCTTCAAGGCGTTCAATTAAGTTGGATTTACAATGTGGCGGAAAACGGCGCCGGAGTTCAAGCTAGCGGTATATATAACAAGGTTGCTGGAGAATTTACCGGTGTGCAATATGCAGTTGTAAACATAGCGGGTTCAGTGAAAGGTTTGCAATTTGGTTTCTATAATCAGGTTAGAAGTATGGCAGGAGTTCAAATCGGACTTATAAATATAAATCCGAAATCATCGTTTCTAGCATTCTTCCCATTCATTAACTTCCAGTTTTAG